ATCATGGGAATTACTTCTTTGCTTTCTTCTAATGTCATTCAACCACTCCTTCCATATTGACAATGCACCGGATACCTTACCAAAGGTTGTGATTACCTTTTGCAGTAGTGCATTTTGTTTTTTAATCATCTGGTTTTCCTCTATCTTCCATGAACCATTCCATATCTGTCCGGTGAGATATTTTTCCTCAATCTTTCTTGCATCCGCACCCTCATGAATCGTAGGGATTTTTAATTTGCCCTGTCTTTCATAAGAGCGGTGGTCAATCTGATTGTCTATGGATAAATGCCGGTTACACATCCTAGCCCATTCGCTTCGCCATAACTCACAATTCTTTGGATTACTCCAGCCGGTAGCATCGGTCAGAACACGTTTCCATTGTTTTCTGTTTCTTGCCCCGACTTTCTGTACTCCGTTTTCATCAAGTACCGGAATACGGATTCCATGCCGGTCAGGATTTTTCTTATCCTGCCACCAGTCCGGGTGGGATTCATCAACCACGATATTTCCGTCAGTATCTCTGACAAAATCCCAGTCCTTGACTTCTTTGTTGCCCCATGAGTGATCTGGATTGAATGGTCGCATGGTTACAAGTAAATGCACATGTGGGTTCCCGTCGCCCTTATCGTGTATGCTCCAGTCGGCACACATTCCCTCGTCCACGAAAGTCTTTTGAATATATTCGGTTGTATAATCAATCTGTTCCTGTCTGCTCCATTCTTTCGGCAGGGAAAATTCAAATGAGCGTCCAAGCTGTGCATCTGCATTTTTTTCTATCTTCAATACCTCATTCCATAGACGCTGTTTCTGAAATGTGATTTTAAACTTTTCCAGTGCGGCATCTTTATCATCCGCTCTTTTATAACGGATAGACTGTTGAAACCTTTTTATATTTTCTTCCGGTACATGCAGCCATTCAGGAGGTGCATTTTCGCACATCATCAGACTGGTGTAGACGACTTCCTTTTTGGAAGTATAGTAACTGATTCTGCCTGTTTCCTCATTCTTCATCACATCTCCATTAAGATATGCCGATGCGGATATGACAGATTTTCCTTTACTGCGCCCGACAATCTTTACTGTAAAGTGAAATATCGCCATGATACGATTCCCCCTTTCTGCCGTATCCGGCATTGATTTCCGACAGCATCTTCTTCTGGTTTGGCAGAAGTGAAGCTGTCGGAACGCCCTCTGCGCAAGAGTGCCCCCTGCGGCATGAGCAGGTCTGGCTGAAAGCCCCGCCGACGGAACGAGCCCGGCAAGCGTAAGCGCAGACCGGTTGCCACTTGTGGCAAACTTATAAGGATGACCTCTGGTTGTCCATAAGTGCGCCCTTCATTCAAAGGCAATGAAGGGAATGGAAAAACCACTCCCTCCGCCATTACACTTCCTCCATATCTGTAAGTGGCTCTTTCTGCATCGCCTTTGAGAAAAACTTTCCGTTTGTTTCCTGCCTTTTTAAGAAGCCTATCAACTTTGGTAAATCTTCCTCCTCAATCGGACAGCCAAGAACCGATTCCACTGCGCCACCAATCTGACAGAGCCTGTGGGTTCGTTTTTTACTTTCCTCTGCTTTCTTTCGCTTTTCCAGTTCCTTCCGCTGTGCAATGAGCTTTTTTGTAGCTTCAATGCTTTCCTGTTCCTTTTTCTCTAATGCACGTATTCTTTCTTCATAAGTCTTTGTTGATTTCGCCATATCGTCTTCATCCTTTCTTTTTCCGATAAACAACAGTTCCCGGTTGCATATCAGGAGAAGCACATGGTATAATCCCCTTGCGTGTAGGTATATCATGGCTTCGGTCTGATAGAACCTTTGGCGGTTTCGTAGGAAGCCGCCTTTTTAAGTTGCCACATTTCTTGTGACAGCTTTTACATTCCCTTTATCCCTCAGATCTCGTCCCTCGTTGGCTTCCATGAACTTTTCCAGAATGTCAGTTTTAATAAGGACTTTTCTTCCGACCTTTAATACCGGAAGTTTCTTCCATTCAACCAGCTTTCTCAAAGTGTTTCTGCCAATTCCTGTATAGTCGGCTGCTTCCTCGATGGATAATGCAATCTTTCTTTCCGTCATCTTGTCACCTCCCCACAAATTGCATTATGCAATTTTGTTGTGCTGTTAGTATAGCGGTTTTATATTGCGTTGTCAAGCATTATGAAATTTTAAAAATAATTATCGGATTGCATATTGCAATTATGTGAGGTACATGCTATAATTCATACATACCGAAAAAGGAGGCAATCAGCATGAAAGATAAAGAACTACGCAAGCTGATAGGCAGCAGGGCAAAACAGCGTCGTCTGGAATTAAATCTGACACAGCCTTATGTTGCAGAGAAGATGGGAGTTACAGCTTCCACAATCCTGCGTTATGAGAATGGTTCGATTGACAATACCAAAAAGATGGTGTTGGAAGGTCTTTCGGAAGCACTTCATGTATCTATTGAATGGCTCAGAGGTGAAACCGATGAATACGAAACCGATATTACGGATAAGAAAGAATTACAGATTCGTGATGCAATGGGCGATATTCTCAAACAGTTACCTCTCGACCTTAGTAAAAAGGAAGATGCTTTTTCAAAAGATTTACTGCTGTTAATGTTAAAGCAATATAACCTGTTTCTGGAATCATTCCAGTTTGCCTGCAAGAATTACAAGGGTAACACGAATGAAGCGGATATTGCAAAGGTAATGGGGTTTGAATCGAATGATGAATATAACGAGATTATGTTTCTCCGGGAGATCACCCATACTGTTAATGCCTTTAATGACATGGCAGATATTGTAAGGCTCTATTCCAAGAAACCAGAAATGGCAGAACAAAGGCTTGAAAATCTTTTATCAGAAGTTTTGTATGAGGATTCCGATTCGGTATAGAACGACAACCGGAGTTATGATATACTTACACGCAAGAAGCATTTCATCAGTTCCGATTGTCTAATATCGAAAGGAGACACACGATTATGGCAAAAGGATCTGTAAGAAAAAAAGGAAAGAAATGGTACTACCGCTTCTATGTAGAAGATGCAAGCGGCAATCTGGTTCAGAAAGAATACGCTGGAACAGAAAGCAAGAGTGAAACAGAAAAACTGCTCCGTCAGGCAATGGACGATTACGAAAGCAAGAAATTCATTGCAAAGTCGGAAAATATTACAGTTGGAGAATTACTTGATATATGGGCAGAGGAAGAATTAAAGACCGGTACTCTCAGTAATGGGACAGTCCAGAATTACCTCGGTGCTATTACCAATATCAAGAAACATCCAATTTCAGAAAGAAAGCTCAAAAATGTAACATCTGAGCATTTACAAGCCTTCTTCGATCTGCTTTCCTTTGGTGGTACTTATCCCGATGGTTCAGAAAGAAAAGGTTACAGCAAAGATTACATTCGTTCTTTCTCGGCAGTATTACAGCAGTCATTCCGATTTGCAGTATCACCAAAGCAATATATCACTTTCAATCCGATGCAGTATATTAAGTTGAAATACCAGACGGATGAGGTTGACCTGTTTTCTGATGATGACATGGATGGTGATATACAGCCAATTCCACGAGAGGATTATGAAAGACTGATTGAATTTCTACAGGATTACAATCCACCGGCAATTCTTCCAATCCAGATAGCTTATTATTCAGGACTTCGTATCGGTGAAGCCTGTGGTCTGGCATGGCAGGATGTAAATCTTGAAGAACAGTGCCTTACAATCAGACGCAGTATCCGCTATGATGGTTCAAGGCATAAGAATATCATCGGACCGACCAAGAGGAGGAAAGTAAGGATTGTTGATTTTGGAGATACGCTGACTGAGATTCTTCGCAATGCCCGAAAGGAACAGCTTAAAAACCGAATGCAGTACGGAGAACTTTACCACAAAAACTACTACAGAGAAGTAAAGGACAAAAACAGAGTTTACTATGAGTTCTATCATCTGGACGGAACAGAGAACGTTCCAGAGGATTATAAGGAAATATCCTTTGTCTGCTTAAGACCGGATGGAAGTCTGGAACTGCCAAGCACGTTAGGAATTGTTTGCAGGAAGATTGCTCAGAAACTGGATGGATTTGAAGGATTTCATTTTCACCAGCTGCGGCACACCTACACAAGCAACCTTCTGGCAAATGGAGCAGCACCAAAAGATGTACAGGAACTGTTAGGACA
The sequence above is drawn from the Anaerostipes hadrus ATCC 29173 = JCM 17467 genome and encodes:
- a CDS encoding helix-turn-helix domain-containing protein, yielding MTERKIALSIEEAADYTGIGRNTLRKLVEWKKLPVLKVGRKVLIKTDILEKFMEANEGRDLRDKGNVKAVTRNVAT
- a CDS encoding helix-turn-helix domain-containing protein; this translates as MKDKELRKLIGSRAKQRRLELNLTQPYVAEKMGVTASTILRYENGSIDNTKKMVLEGLSEALHVSIEWLRGETDEYETDITDKKELQIRDAMGDILKQLPLDLSKKEDAFSKDLLLLMLKQYNLFLESFQFACKNYKGNTNEADIAKVMGFESNDEYNEIMFLREITHTVNAFNDMADIVRLYSKKPEMAEQRLENLLSEVLYEDSDSV
- a CDS encoding tyrosine-type recombinase/integrase, with amino-acid sequence MAKGSVRKKGKKWYYRFYVEDASGNLVQKEYAGTESKSETEKLLRQAMDDYESKKFIAKSENITVGELLDIWAEEELKTGTLSNGTVQNYLGAITNIKKHPISERKLKNVTSEHLQAFFDLLSFGGTYPDGSERKGYSKDYIRSFSAVLQQSFRFAVSPKQYITFNPMQYIKLKYQTDEVDLFSDDDMDGDIQPIPREDYERLIEFLQDYNPPAILPIQIAYYSGLRIGEACGLAWQDVNLEEQCLTIRRSIRYDGSRHKNIIGPTKRRKVRIVDFGDTLTEILRNARKEQLKNRMQYGELYHKNYYREVKDKNRVYYEFYHLDGTENVPEDYKEISFVCLRPDGSLELPSTLGIVCRKIAQKLDGFEGFHFHQLRHTYTSNLLANGAAPKDVQELLGHSDVSTTMNVYAHSTRKAKRESARLLDKVAGND
- a CDS encoding MobA/MobL family protein, with protein sequence MAIFHFTVKIVGRSKGKSVISASAYLNGDVMKNEETGRISYYTSKKEVVYTSLMMCENAPPEWLHVPEENIKRFQQSIRYKRADDKDAALEKFKITFQKQRLWNEVLKIEKNADAQLGRSFEFSLPKEWSRQEQIDYTTEYIQKTFVDEGMCADWSIHDKGDGNPHVHLLVTMRPFNPDHSWGNKEVKDWDFVRDTDGNIVVDESHPDWWQDKKNPDRHGIRIPVLDENGVQKVGARNRKQWKRVLTDATGWSNPKNCELWRSEWARMCNRHLSIDNQIDHRSYERQGKLKIPTIHEGADARKIEEKYLTGQIWNGSWKIEENQMIKKQNALLQKVITTFGKVSGALSIWKEWLNDIRRKQRSNSHDGSNDYTDRGTAEYHGRDASGDTGKGREADVLSGAGRTIAAIRERIVRAATNLTGYRRTVDASGRKDRPDTETHRRKSAMAGISTEIKQRESAIAETEQRITDIEQQIEKARDIDDRIRKLKERRSTGRIATADGADAGRTRPERPDYRGTESAARRIADLEREVKQREQSREHSSLKERLEENKRIVAERERENARCRNHDRGMSR